Proteins from one Homalodisca vitripennis isolate AUS2020 chromosome 3, UT_GWSS_2.1, whole genome shotgun sequence genomic window:
- the LOC124357975 gene encoding zinc finger protein Xfin-like: MQCYPDLNLQCCDCKSTFTSAFKLLQHFADHVQKEAKDRHKKKRHLPREQVSQAESGSESSLSRHESTLSASDSCSESSQSCKLAKFDLQQRLESCVKQEDDVKEEQDELSDSSPDTKVEEYSPLKFCMITMEESDDKSNPNSSPKKVASRKQLLPKKIERKVEGLRKLAPKPENPVSTDLALQSPGKKKYACHLCTKVFGWSTDLKRHILVHTGERPFKCKNCQATFTRNFLLQKHQSKVHPCKPKESAGKPEMVEIPKNTTVTQSNKSDIDNVKEKPAENNECDDDEDEDKLIITEEIEEKLPSPSLSNSTSDSKWHLMATNADRRCSDLKQKDLFHITPVKVLTM, encoded by the exons ATGCAGTGTTATCCAG atTTAAACCTCCAGTGCTGTGATTGTAAGTCGACCTTTACATCTGCGTTCAAGTTGCTACAACATTTTGCTGATCATGTTCAGAAGGAAGCCAAGGACAGACACAAAAAGAAACGTCACCTCCCCAGGGAACAGGTGAGCCAGGCCGAGTCAGGCTCCGAGTCAAGCCTGAGTCGTCATGAGAGCACTCTGTCTGCGTCCGACTCGTGCAGCGAGTCGAGTCAGTCCTGCAAGTTGGCAAAGTTCGATCTACAACAGCGACTCGAATCTTGTGTCAAGCAAGAGGACGATGTCAAGGAGGAGCAAGATGAGCTCTCCGACTCCTCACCGGACACCAAAGTGGAGGAATACAGTCCTCTAAAATTCTGCATGATCACCATGGAGGAAAGTGATGACAAGTCCAACCCAAACAGTAGTCCAAAAAAAGTAGCTAGTCGTAAACAGTTGTTACCAAAGAAGATCGAGAGAAAGGTCGAAGGACTGAGAAAGTTGGCTCCGAAACCGGAAAACCCCGTCTCCACAGACCTCGCCCTGCAGTCTCCAGGGAAGAAGAAGTACGCCTGCCATCTTTGCACCAAAGTGTTCGGTTGGTCCACCGATCTCAAAAGGCACATCTTGGTGCACACCGGCGAGAGACCTTTCAAGTGCAAAAACTGCCAAGCCACGTTTACACGTAACTTTCTTCTGCAAAAGCACCAGTCCAAAGTCCACCCGTGCAAGCCTAAAGAGTCGGCTGGGAAACCTGAAATGgtcgaaataccaaaaaatacCACTGTAACTCAAAGTAACAAATCGGATATTGACAATGTGAAAGAGAAACCTGCTGAAAATAACGAATGTGATGACGACGAGGACGAAGATAAGTTGATCATAACGGAAGAAATAGAAGAGAAGTTACCAAGCCCTTCGTTATCCAACAGTACTTCGGATTCCAAATGGCATCTCATGGCAACAAACGCAGACAGGAGATGTTCCGACCTGAAGCAAAAGGACTTGTTTCACATAACACCTGTTAAAGTATTAACAATGTAA